The proteins below are encoded in one region of Parvicella tangerina:
- a CDS encoding helix-turn-helix domain-containing protein has protein sequence MGRQKPVLLPKHKKLLRELGENIKLARLRRKLSTAQVSERANISRPTLHSIEKGSESVSIGLYLQVLVVLGLEKDLLLVAQDDELGRKIQDANLSTNERAPKKK, from the coding sequence ATGGGACGACAAAAGCCAGTTTTACTACCGAAACATAAGAAGTTATTACGAGAATTAGGGGAGAATATTAAGCTCGCACGGCTAAGAAGAAAACTTAGTACAGCACAAGTATCTGAACGCGCAAACATAAGCAGACCTACGTTACATTCAATTGAGAAGGGGTCTGAAAGTGTGAGTATCGGATTATATCTGCAAGTACTTGTTGTACTGGGATTGGAAAAAGACCTATTATTAGTTGCCCAAGATGATGAATTGGGAAGAAAAATACAGGATGCAAATTTGAGCACGAATGAACGAGCTCCAAAAAAGAAGTAA
- a CDS encoding sugar transferase produces MVARLKYDILYVENRSLALDAKILIYTVLIVLKGVGKEVCFNKRFQTT; encoded by the coding sequence ATGGTAGCTCGACTCAAGTACGATATACTTTACGTTGAGAACCGATCACTCGCACTGGATGCTAAGATCTTGATTTACACGGTGCTGATTGTGCTAAAAGGGGTAGGAAAGGAGGTTTGTTTTAACAAGCGTTTCCAAACGACTTGA
- the porQ gene encoding type IX secretion system protein PorQ produces MHLALKHIWLIPLLWGGVFSAQIGGRQTFQVLDFNNSARVEALGGYLLGVKDDDANLGQANPALLNPNMHGQVNLNYINYFADANFGYTSYTRHFKNVGTFNASLLYADYGRFEYAEIDGTRTGGTFGARDLVLGVGYGRPLTQKISVGGQFKMVGSFLESYNAFGFAFDLAASYIDTAKNFGAGLIVKNAGMQLKSYTSGNRERLPFNIAIGLSKKLTHAPFRFSLTYDNLQKWNLVYFDEANSTTVDQLTGETVELKPPGMLTKFMYHITVGTELLLGKNFHIRVGYNHMQRQTMKVGSKTGMTGFSMGLGLKVKSIYLSYGLAKYHISGTSNQITISKRVGKPVQIDNLYRQFE; encoded by the coding sequence ATGCACCTTGCTTTAAAACATATATGGCTTATACCTTTGTTATGGGGAGGTGTCTTTTCTGCTCAGATCGGGGGGAGACAAACGTTTCAGGTGTTGGATTTTAATAATAGTGCCAGAGTTGAGGCATTGGGTGGTTATTTACTTGGTGTAAAAGACGATGATGCTAATTTAGGACAAGCTAACCCTGCTTTGTTGAATCCTAACATGCATGGTCAGGTAAACCTCAATTACATCAATTATTTTGCTGATGCCAATTTTGGTTACACTTCATATACAAGACACTTCAAGAATGTCGGAACGTTTAATGCATCGTTGCTCTATGCAGATTACGGAAGGTTTGAATATGCGGAAATTGACGGAACTCGAACTGGAGGAACATTTGGAGCACGTGATCTGGTTTTGGGAGTTGGTTATGGAAGACCCTTAACCCAAAAGATTTCAGTGGGGGGGCAATTTAAAATGGTGGGTAGTTTTTTGGAAAGTTATAATGCTTTTGGTTTTGCTTTCGATCTGGCAGCGAGTTACATTGACACGGCTAAGAACTTTGGAGCTGGTTTGATTGTCAAGAATGCTGGAATGCAACTCAAAAGTTATACCTCGGGTAACCGGGAAAGGTTGCCGTTCAACATTGCTATTGGATTGAGCAAAAAATTGACGCATGCTCCTTTTCGATTTTCACTAACTTATGATAATCTTCAAAAATGGAATCTGGTCTATTTTGATGAAGCTAATAGTACAACCGTTGATCAGTTGACAGGAGAGACAGTAGAATTGAAACCTCCCGGAATGTTAACCAAGTTTATGTATCACATCACAGTAGGTACAGAACTATTACTAGGTAAGAATTTTCACATCAGAGTTGGTTATAATCATATGCAGCGCCAAACCATGAAAGTTGGATCAAAAACAGGAATGACGGGATTTTCTATGGGGCTTGGACTCAAGGTAAAGTCCATCTATTTGAGCTATGGATTGGCGAAGTATCATATTTCAGGAACCTCAAACCAAATTACCATTTCCAAAAGAGTTGGCAAACCTGTTCAGATCGATAATTTATATCGCCAGTTTGAGTGA
- a CDS encoding tetratricopeptide repeat protein encodes MKLRWLFAVLMVFTLVFNQCASDETEETSESISPEEQKEMEQQIEHISMLNKELTGGKPENELVAAKALFDAASKFVNTHPNHEKTPAIMELAAKSSEILGKPQQAINIMQKLVDEFPETEDTPKYMANIARLYEVNGELEKSKSMYNQLIEKYPNDPFAQDAKNYLTNILGKSDAEILMFIDSVNSSN; translated from the coding sequence ATGAAATTGAGATGGTTATTTGCAGTACTCATGGTATTTACATTAGTTTTTAATCAATGTGCCTCTGATGAAACCGAAGAAACGAGTGAGTCCATTTCTCCGGAGGAGCAGAAGGAAATGGAACAACAAATTGAGCATATCTCTATGCTGAACAAAGAGTTGACTGGAGGTAAACCAGAAAATGAGCTAGTTGCGGCAAAAGCACTTTTTGATGCAGCGAGCAAGTTCGTAAATACTCACCCCAATCACGAAAAGACTCCAGCGATAATGGAACTGGCAGCCAAGTCATCAGAAATACTTGGAAAGCCACAACAAGCAATCAACATCATGCAAAAGTTGGTGGATGAATTCCCCGAAACAGAAGATACACCCAAGTATATGGCAAATATTGCCCGTCTGTATGAAGTAAATGGTGAACTGGAAAAGTCTAAATCGATGTATAACCAACTGATCGAGAAATACCCCAACGATCCATTTGCCCAAGATGCTAAAAATTACCTGACCAATATCTTAGGTAAAAGCGATGCAGAGATTTTGATGTTTATCGATTCCGTGAATTCATCAAACTAG
- the def gene encoding peptide deformylase: MVLPIYAYGSPVLREECEEIEEGADISKLLEDMFETMYASQGVGLAAPQVGKALRLFIVDASPFAEDEPKDEEEAKNFEILKNFKRVFINPIIEDEEGKEWAFSEGCLSIPNIREDVTRKSVITISYFDENWEYKEEKLGGIAARIIQHEYDHIEGVLFTDYLNPLKKRLLKRKLEDIAKGKVKIGYRMNFPLKK, from the coding sequence ATGGTATTACCAATTTACGCATACGGATCACCAGTTCTTCGTGAAGAATGTGAAGAAATAGAGGAGGGGGCAGATATTTCTAAATTGCTGGAAGACATGTTTGAAACCATGTATGCCAGTCAGGGAGTTGGACTTGCTGCACCTCAAGTTGGGAAGGCATTACGTCTATTCATAGTAGATGCTTCTCCTTTTGCTGAAGATGAGCCAAAGGATGAGGAAGAAGCAAAGAATTTCGAGATCTTGAAGAACTTTAAAAGAGTTTTTATTAATCCGATTATTGAAGATGAAGAAGGAAAGGAATGGGCTTTTTCTGAGGGTTGTTTGAGCATTCCTAATATTCGTGAAGATGTTACCAGAAAGTCTGTGATTACAATTTCGTACTTCGATGAGAACTGGGAGTATAAAGAAGAAAAGCTAGGAGGTATTGCGGCTCGTATTATTCAACATGAGTATGACCATATAGAAGGTGTTCTTTTTACAGACTACCTTAACCCTCTCAAAAAACGTCTGTTAAAGCGTAAGCTTGAAGACATTGCAAAAGGAAAGGTAAAAATTGGATATCGTATGAATTTCCCATTAAAAAAATAA
- a CDS encoding TPMT family class I SAM-dependent methyltransferase, whose protein sequence is MLDSTYWNNRYLSNETGWDIGHASPAIIEFFADKDKDAKILIPGCGNAYEGEVLHRQGFKNITLADFAEETKTNFLNRYEHFEPNQFHVGDFFELNGTFDYIVEQTFFCALAPSLREKYVFKMKELLHVEGKLVGLMFDAPMHIDHPPFGGSKEDYLALFGDHFGAVRIEKCQNSIPPRAGKELWIEIGHS, encoded by the coding sequence ATGTTAGACTCAACGTATTGGAACAACCGTTATTTATCCAACGAAACTGGGTGGGATATTGGTCATGCCAGTCCTGCGATTATTGAGTTCTTTGCGGATAAAGATAAAGATGCAAAGATCCTGATACCAGGATGCGGAAACGCTTACGAAGGAGAAGTCCTTCACCGTCAGGGCTTCAAGAATATAACGCTTGCTGACTTTGCAGAAGAAACCAAAACAAACTTTCTTAATCGGTATGAACATTTTGAACCCAATCAGTTTCACGTAGGTGATTTCTTTGAATTGAACGGAACTTTTGATTACATTGTAGAGCAAACTTTTTTTTGTGCTTTGGCACCTAGTTTAAGAGAAAAGTACGTGTTCAAAATGAAAGAACTGCTACATGTAGAAGGAAAACTAGTCGGATTAATGTTTGACGCACCAATGCATATAGACCACCCTCCCTTTGGTGGTTCTAAAGAAGATTATCTAGCTTTGTTTGGTGATCATTTTGGAGCTGTACGTATTGAGAAATGCCAAAACTCTATCCCTCCACGAGCAGGAAAAGAGCTTTGGATAGAAATTGGACATTCATGA
- a CDS encoding DUF6992 family protein codes for MRRLLTIMFFFSLFSGFTQFKQDTLQYESFWKANTRGMIALTSWSVANISSSIALRKQVGLEGKYFNQMNGYWNVVNLALGISGIMRSHKMLHQPDFESWENDQLKLPKIYKTNFFIDFAYIGTGATLMVLSDRFKNPYLASGYGKSIIVQGAFLLVFDYVMYRVLKSKINR; via the coding sequence TTGAGAAGGTTACTTACCATAATGTTTTTCTTTAGCCTTTTTTCTGGTTTTACTCAGTTTAAACAAGATACTCTTCAGTATGAGTCATTTTGGAAGGCTAACACAAGAGGCATGATCGCTTTGACTTCATGGTCTGTAGCTAATATTTCATCCAGCATAGCATTAAGAAAGCAGGTGGGGCTAGAAGGTAAGTACTTTAACCAAATGAACGGATACTGGAATGTGGTCAATTTGGCATTAGGAATTTCTGGAATAATGCGAAGTCATAAAATGCTCCATCAACCTGATTTTGAAAGTTGGGAGAATGATCAGCTAAAACTGCCAAAGATCTATAAAACAAACTTCTTCATTGATTTTGCATATATAGGCACTGGTGCAACACTTATGGTACTCTCGGATCGTTTTAAAAATCCGTATCTAGCATCAGGATATGGCAAGAGTATAATTGTACAAGGTGCGTTCCTCTTGGTTTTCGATTATGTGATGTATCGTGTGTTAAAAAGTAAGATCAATCGGTAA
- a CDS encoding DUF2141 domain-containing protein, translating into MLLIAPLFGSAQQTTFKLIGVQDYDGVIRVAVYSDEEGYKKEKTNMLYTFEKKELVFGFMKITLNLKPGKYAIAFLDDTNQDARMNYNLFGVPQEGYGFSRIVDYGFSKPDFKETLIEVKEGSNTFDIHFNYF; encoded by the coding sequence ATGCTATTGATCGCTCCACTTTTCGGAAGTGCGCAACAGACAACTTTTAAGCTGATTGGGGTTCAAGATTATGATGGTGTTATTCGAGTAGCGGTTTACTCGGATGAAGAAGGCTACAAAAAAGAAAAGACCAATATGCTTTATACGTTTGAAAAGAAAGAGTTGGTGTTCGGTTTTATGAAGATTACACTAAATCTTAAGCCTGGTAAATATGCTATCGCCTTTTTAGATGATACAAATCAGGATGCAAGGATGAACTATAATTTGTTCGGAGTTCCTCAGGAAGGATATGGGTTTAGTCGCATTGTAGACTACGGCTTCTCCAAACCAGACTTCAAGGAAACGTTAATCGAAGTTAAGGAGGGAAGTAATACCTTTGATATTCATTTCAACTACTTTTGA
- the hemL gene encoding glutamate-1-semialdehyde 2,1-aminomutase: MLTTKNSNQLYNRSLNHLVGGVNSPVRAFKSVGGNPLFISHAKGANIYDVDGNEYIDYVLSYGPMIIGHVHPHVQEKVVKTLEKGYSFGATAELEIELAEKVCGAFDGMDKVRFVNSGTEAVMSAIRLARAYTKKNKIVKFAGCYHGHHDALLVAAGSGLATLSMPGSGGVTEGSVQNTLIANYNDISSVEQLIADHDDIAAIFLEPIAGNMGVVIPTDEFIQGLNRIGKEHGVLIVVDEVMTGFRSMFGGAQKLLGLKADITCLGKVVGGGFPVGAYGAREEIMNCVAPLGDMYQAGTLSGNPVAMAGGLATLEVLEKESPYDFFNTYAQNMQEGMLSLANEKGIPLQVNRFGSMINPFFTGQEVKNYEDAKGCDTNKFADFFWKFLEGGLYIPPSQFEAWFLNTQLNDTHLNRTLEAFGKAI; the protein is encoded by the coding sequence ATGTTAACTACTAAAAACTCAAACCAACTATATAACAGAAGCTTAAACCATCTCGTAGGTGGTGTAAATAGTCCTGTAAGAGCATTTAAAAGTGTTGGCGGAAATCCATTGTTTATTTCCCATGCTAAAGGGGCGAATATTTATGATGTTGATGGAAACGAGTATATAGATTATGTTCTTTCTTACGGGCCTATGATCATTGGACATGTTCATCCGCACGTACAGGAAAAGGTGGTGAAAACGTTAGAGAAAGGATATAGTTTTGGAGCAACTGCAGAACTTGAGATCGAATTAGCCGAAAAGGTGTGTGGAGCATTTGATGGGATGGATAAGGTTCGATTTGTGAATTCTGGAACTGAGGCTGTAATGAGCGCTATTCGTCTTGCCAGAGCTTACACAAAGAAGAATAAGATTGTCAAGTTTGCTGGTTGTTATCATGGACATCATGATGCTTTGTTGGTCGCAGCTGGTTCAGGTTTGGCTACTTTATCGATGCCGGGTAGTGGAGGTGTAACCGAAGGTTCAGTTCAGAATACATTGATTGCCAACTATAATGATATCTCATCTGTGGAACAACTAATAGCTGACCACGATGACATAGCGGCAATATTTCTGGAACCAATTGCCGGAAATATGGGGGTGGTGATACCAACTGATGAATTTATTCAGGGATTGAATAGAATAGGAAAGGAGCACGGAGTCTTAATTGTTGTAGATGAGGTTATGACAGGCTTCCGTTCTATGTTTGGTGGAGCTCAGAAATTGCTCGGACTGAAAGCTGATATCACTTGCTTAGGTAAAGTAGTTGGTGGTGGATTTCCTGTTGGAGCCTATGGTGCAAGAGAAGAAATTATGAATTGTGTAGCACCTTTGGGTGATATGTACCAGGCGGGAACGTTGAGCGGTAATCCTGTGGCTATGGCTGGTGGATTAGCCACTTTGGAGGTCTTGGAAAAAGAGAGCCCGTACGATTTCTTTAATACCTATGCTCAAAACATGCAGGAAGGTATGCTAAGTTTGGCCAATGAAAAAGGGATTCCTTTGCAAGTAAATAGGTTTGGATCGATGATCAATCCTTTCTTTACAGGTCAAGAAGTAAAGAATTACGAAGACGCCAAAGGGTGTGATACAAATAAGTTTGCAGATTTCTTCTGGAAGTTCCTCGAAGGTGGATTATATATTCCTCCTTCGCAATTTGAGGCATGGTTTCTCAATACACAATTAAACGACACCCACCTCAATCGAACACTAGAAGCATTCGGTAAGGCAATTTAA
- a CDS encoding four helix bundle protein — protein sequence MSVKNILQEKSFEFALAVVCVYKFLKFQEKEFVLSKQLLRSGTAIGALIRESEHAQSRPDFIHKLSIALKESNETDYWIDLLYKSDYLNKIDYESLKQKNLELLKLLTSIIKSTKANSARGSNQEY from the coding sequence ATGAGTGTTAAGAATATTTTACAAGAAAAAAGTTTCGAATTTGCATTAGCGGTGGTTTGTGTATACAAATTCTTAAAGTTTCAAGAGAAGGAGTTTGTATTGAGTAAACAGTTGTTGAGAAGCGGAACAGCTATTGGCGCATTAATTCGAGAATCTGAGCATGCACAAAGCAGACCTGATTTCATTCATAAATTATCAATTGCTCTAAAGGAGTCAAACGAAACCGATTACTGGATTGATTTGCTTTACAAATCTGATTATCTTAACAAGATAGATTATGAAAGCTTAAAACAAAAGAATCTGGAACTATTAAAACTGTTGACCTCAATCATTAAGAGTACAAAAGCGAATAGCGCCAGAGGAAGTAATCAAGAGTACTAA
- the hemB gene encoding porphobilinogen synthase, which produces MELLNRSRRLRTSSAIRAMVRENSLSVDDFIVPLFVQEGKGVKSEIPSMPGYFRYSLDTLTEELHTILGLGLKSVLVFVKVGDELKDNSGKEAFNPNGFMQETIKHIKAVAPELYIMTDVALDPYSSVGHDGIVSNGKIVNDPTVETLCKMAVSHAEAGADMVAPSDMMDGRVLALRQALDNAGYQDVGIMSYAAKYASSFYGPFREALDSAPVDMKDIPKDKKTYQMDPANRKEAIKEILQDVEQGADILMVKPGMPYLDIVRDAANEIEQPISVYQVSGEYAMIKAAVANGWLNEKEVVLESLIAFKRAGASLIASYFAKDVAYWLKE; this is translated from the coding sequence ATGGAGTTATTGAACAGGTCAAGAAGGCTAAGAACATCATCGGCTATCAGAGCTATGGTAAGAGAAAATAGCCTTTCGGTAGATGACTTTATCGTTCCTCTGTTTGTTCAGGAAGGGAAGGGAGTTAAATCTGAAATCCCCTCTATGCCTGGATATTTTAGGTATTCACTAGATACGCTTACTGAAGAATTACATACAATTTTAGGTCTGGGTTTAAAGTCTGTTCTTGTTTTTGTGAAAGTGGGCGATGAACTAAAGGATAATTCAGGTAAGGAAGCATTCAATCCGAATGGCTTTATGCAGGAAACGATCAAACATATCAAAGCAGTTGCTCCAGAATTATACATAATGACGGATGTAGCTTTAGATCCTTATTCATCGGTTGGGCATGATGGAATTGTCTCGAATGGAAAGATTGTTAATGACCCAACTGTTGAGACATTATGTAAAATGGCTGTTTCTCACGCAGAGGCTGGGGCAGATATGGTTGCACCTTCTGATATGATGGATGGGCGAGTGCTTGCTTTAAGGCAAGCTTTAGATAATGCAGGATATCAAGATGTTGGAATCATGAGTTATGCAGCTAAATATGCCTCGTCATTCTACGGACCTTTTAGGGAGGCGCTTGATTCAGCACCCGTAGATATGAAGGATATCCCCAAAGACAAGAAAACATATCAAATGGACCCGGCTAATCGTAAAGAAGCGATCAAAGAAATATTGCAAGATGTAGAACAAGGTGCAGATATCTTGATGGTAAAGCCAGGAATGCCGTATCTAGATATTGTCCGAGATGCTGCAAATGAGATAGAGCAGCCGATCTCTGTTTATCAAGTAAGCGGAGAATATGCAATGATTAAGGCAGCGGTAGCCAATGGCTGGCTGAACGAAAAAGAGGTGGTTTTGGAGAGTTTGATCGCGTTCAAGAGGGCGGGAGCATCATTAATTGCTTCGTACTTTGCAAAGGACGTAGCGTATTGGTTAAAAGAATAA